Genomic segment of Eupeodes corollae chromosome 2, idEupCoro1.1, whole genome shotgun sequence:
TCTTGGAATACGCCTTGATAACAGAGTCTGAAGGTATTCCATCAGACGCTGGAATCAGAGACTAGCTgcccaacttttaataatttgacaaattacatattttgttgctttttcatagtttttcgtactttaatgatacaaaataacttttttaattatgtagattttattttgtcttttgaaataaaactaacactttattttatcatttttggtgGTGTTTTAAAATGCTAAGCGAAGTAAATTGTTCACTGAACAATATCTTCAAATTTTCCCAGTTTTTTGTGCGGCAGCCAGGGCATTTTCATTGGCAATCATTTGGAACTCTTGGAAACGCTGTGATATTCtttgattcatttttaaatatttctccaTACAATTCAATGAACACTTTTCctgagaattaaaaaaaaggagaatttgattaaataatATGGAGAGTAGTGTGAGAATGTTGATGCAAACCTCATCTGGTTTCACTGTTCGGGCAGTGAAATCTCGAATGCAGTCCACAAAGCAGAGCTCCGAAAGTTTGTTGTACGATAGCAGGAAGTCTTGGaactaaaataaagtttataacaaacaaaattatgacaTCAAATGTTATTTAATGGAACAATTTAAACGTTGAATTATTGAGCCAAattatatttctaatttttaaaaagcaacaTTTAATGTTAAATGATATCTTTCAATGGAATGGAGGTTATAACACTGACTAGCTGAATTTTTCAGGATATAAACAAGCAATTGAATGGTGGTATTCAGTTTAAGAACACTTGCACAGACCGTTTTCATTTGTTCCTTATCAAGGGAATCAATTGATACTGTTGCTGCAgccattttaattcaaattatattaattgtttttgcttaaaataattttgataatattttgttttcagaagTAGAGAACTTTTGTAACAGAACGAAAGGACCGAAATgtgctatttatttttaacgaaaaaacaGCTGTTTTTCGAAGTGACAGgtgacttttaaaaatgttagttcGACAGGGATGCTACAGAGTGCATATTTTTGATGGATTCCCTggtcaaaaaatagaaatattgacATTGAAGCAAATACGGCTCTTGGATTTCCGATTTGAAGTAAACCCAAAAGAAATCACCTTACcctatattaataaaattgacataCTTTATATTGATTGTTTGTCAATACATATTCTCATACACCTTATGATTATACTATGTATAACTCAGAAACGGTTATATATGTTTTGGTGAAAATTGTTTGGAAGGCAGCTTAAAGCCAGAAAACCAACATAAGATAGCTTTGTATACCGTTTGACCGCATTTCCATGTAACGAGACATAAAGCGTCAAGAAGAATACGTCACTATAAAATGTAGTATAACAATAAATCTCGAAATAACAGCTaatcttaattttgttcatggTTAGGTATggttgaaaatttaataataatacattttgtcAGGAATTAACAATCAGTAATTTGTATTCTCTTTGAAACTCAGAAAAAACATTGTCAGTAATTAAAATATCAACTAttaccacaaaataaataacaaaatcgATATGCTTACAATAAAATTGTGAACCAAGTTTGAGGGCTTATGACATTTTTctacataacaaataaaaaaataatcaaaagaaaaagtagGGCAAAGTCAATTCTGAAAGGAAgcggaaataaataaaaacaacctcTTGAATTTTTCAACACAAAGCTTTAGAGTTTAAGCCAACACAAATAATTGATactaataaagaatttaatttattattatttgcagGAATTGAGAGAGAACGACCGTTTATTAGGGCAGCATCACAGTCGAAAATGTGGTATTATAGTATCGGAAGCAGTCACCTAATTTGAAAACGTTCAGATCgagtttttgacataaaaaatgatttcgtaTTTACTTAAGGTTAcgtgcctcaaccaacatgcgtctccagccatctcgatccctagctagctgtctccagtttcgcacaccaagttggttgatgaattcacccacctgagtgcgccacctgagtcacggtcttcctctactgcgccgtccctcgggattggatttgaataccttccgggctgaagcgttgatgtccattcgctctacatgacccagccatctaagccgttcgacttaaattctgctaactaggtcagtgtcgctgtacagcccgtacagttagtcgttaaatcttctcctccattctccatctatgtgtacatgaccaaaaatcacccgaagaattgttctctcgaaacatcctaagacgccctcatctttctttgacagggtccaggcctagGCGCCATAATTGAGatccgggatgatgagtgtcttatagatgatgattttagatgctcgagagaggactttacttctcaattgccttctaagtccaaagaagcagtgatttgcaagagttattcttcgtttgatttcagcgctggtgtcgttgtctgtattaatagcggtgcctaggtagacaaagtccttaactacctcaaagttatagctgtccatggtgacgttttgttcaagacgtcgtagttcagtgtccttttttgatgacagcatatacttcttcgcttccgtcgcaatgctcaaaaaagctccaatgacatcacgctttgatttcCAATTAGGTCAATATCATctacgtatccgagtaattggatggacctttggaagattgtgcctctattgttgacagttgagttgagttcataacaagtttttttgatatcaaatgcatcggtaagatcttttccgaccttgatagagcagtgcattctccatcgtcattctgcacaaacggataagtttgacagcgatgccaaaactagacattgctctgtagagctctttcctatgtATACTGTCTtacacggctttaaaatcgataaagagatgctGGGTATCGATCGTACCTTGGCTACagtgaggtagtggtccgagtcaatgttggcccttcggaaagttcggatatcctgtatactggagaagtgtcgtgcagCGATCACAAtgtggttgacagttgattgatcaggatatTTCCATgttcccttgtggatattaagatgtgtggactgcgtactagctaccagaacgtctcgccccgcagcgaaatcgatcagcctgaattcgttgtcggagtctgtgtcgtgcaggctgtatctcccgattgtgccaccaaagatgtcttctcttcctagcttggcgttaaaatcttctaagataattttaatgtcaaagcGAGGGCAGTGCtgataagtcttgtccaagaggtcgaagaatatgtctttggtgtcttcatctttctcctctgttggggcatgctcgcatattaggcttatgttggtgaatttagccttgatggggattgtcgtgatgcgctccctcacactgttgaaacttaagactttttgcctgagtctagttccaacaacaaatccacacccaaatagacgctctctttgttctcggtagcagtcgccgtagtataatcgcaggtaatatctgccttgcagcagtttagggcttccgctaattgttcggctgcacgtggtctgttaaggggacctaacattccacgtacatatccgaagttcgttgtccttatttcgtttgcttgggttgtcaacagtgaatccgtccgtatccgaggcttgttggtgcttcgaaactaaggtattttttacgtggccaggaagtcaccccgacggcacaacccccaaccagatccttagtataactccaaggatggggagccggataaaccgctcctaaCAGGTCTGGCtccaaatatgtcgaagaagacctataaggtgttcactaagtagttcaaccttactggaactgtagacgccagaTAAGTTATTTGTGTTGGAATAAAATTCTGTGTGTTCTAGAAATCGGCCATTAAAATAGGTGTgctccaaataaaattaaagctccttataatattctttattttatggtaTAAACTCGAGGTGGgttgtttaaaatcattttattaccTTTAAACAATAGTTTTTCATTCATAACTGTTTGAATGTGGGTCGTTAAGTCCACTGCTCGCCAGAGGAAAGGAAATTAGTTCGTCGACTTTAACAAATTTATTGCGGAGGTCCTAGGCTCTCAAGCCCAGAGAAATACGACAAAATAAAGGTcggccgaaaaaaaaaatcagctacCACTGACCGCCTCATTCTATTTCTAGCTAAATCTAATCCTTTTATTTCGTCAAGGACTATTGGTTCTCAAATTTATAATGCGATCAGTGCACGCTCGATCTGAAGAAGGCTTCAGAACTCGAATATCCAAGAAGAAACACCCTTGAAGTTCCATTCCTTAGGGCTTGCAATATAAGGTGCAGACAATTATTTGCCTTAAACAATGTTAATTGAAACGAATCAGAGGGCGtacaaaaatggcaaaatagttCGTGGAGTGatgaaacaaaagtaaatttgtttttatcggaTTATTGGCTCAATTTAAGGCGATCAAAAGGTAGGGGCTATCAACCCCGCTATACACCGAAAACTATTAAGCACGCAGGAGTGAATATAATGGTGTAGGGCTGTTTTTCCTGGTACGGTGTAGGTTTTATATTCCGTTTGAATAACATCTTAACAAAATACGGATTTAGtgatattttggaattttggatATATGGAGGAAAACTTGCCCCTGCGATGGCACTTTCACAAAGACAACAATCCTAAACATACCGCAGGTTTTGTGAAAGATTGGTTTCGAAAGAAATAAGTATCCGTTGTTCCATGGCCAAGTCAATCACCTGATCTCAATCCTATTGAGAACTCGTGGAATGAGCTTAAGCGTTAGTTAGGGGGCCAATATTTTACTAATGGAAACCAATTGTGGGAAGCGGTTCAAAGAGAATAGTATTCCATACCCCAGCAAACATGCTGAAAATTAACCGATTGACGGTTGATAGACtataaattcaaatcaaaatcggTATTGTGAAAATCAATTGACAAAATATTGTGCTATCGTGAAtgccttcaaaattattttattattcttgcAACTGACAGAAGTtttgaaagcaaataaaaaaattaaaaacaaaataaaaaatgacttcgacagaattattttttgatgatgatggggaTTCAAATGATTCTCATTGAAATGGCGAGAATGCGAAGGAGTTTGAGAGATGCATCCAATCCTTTGGAACTGGAAAGCCAAATGTGAGTATAAAGGTTTCGATTTTCAGACACAAATAACTTAATCTGTACCTGCTCTCCTCCGTGGGTTGATCGTTCATATGCGCCTTCTTCATTCAATAAATCATTTTCATCTGAGGTGTTAACAGTTTCCAAACCAAACTCTTTTCTGGGTGGATTAACATGTATTTAGACCCAATACACTTACAACAGCTTCTTCCATATAGCCGAGGTAGTGAAGTCTATTTGGATCACCACCAGTGGCTGatatttcgattttgttttcagttttcttcttctttgttttgcattttagcTCGACACATACTCTTTGCCACTTCTCTGAAGTACGTTCGGGCGGCCCTAAGCTATTCAGCTCTACAgaaatttttttccattttgaatgTGCTCCAGCTTTTGTGCAGAATCCCTTAGCtagttcaatattttgttccatCAACTGGACTAATCTGCATATCTGTTTTTTGTTACTAATAACTTTTTGAgatcttttaaatacaaaattaacgattttataaattttttaattcgaaactcacatttttttgttattttttcagcAAACACGAACTCATCAACTACAAAtttacgattaaaaaaaaaaatgcctgtTGACAAGAAAgtccattcattttttttcgcaATACCAATTTTGTCCATTCACAATAGGTTATTGATGAGATTTAAATGCAAGGACAGCGGCTGAAGAATCGGAAAAAGCGATAACAGATCATAAACGTCAATCGAAAGATAAAAAAGTGAACGGAGAGGGTCGAAAGATCATAGAATTAGCAAACGAATTTGGCATAGAggaaataatatatttcctctatggaaTTTGGTCTGAGCATATTAAATGGAGCTTATGAAGGAGACTTCGAGAGTGAATATACATTTGTCGGGAAACAGGGTAGTTCTGTTATTGATTATGGCACCTTGGGTGGCGACTGATGGacatttttcgaatattttaaggTAGAAAAGGAAACATTTTCCGATCATCTACCAATAACgatagaaattcaaaacaacaacaaaaaaaaataaaaaagaggaatataaaacaaaaatggatgccctgcttcaaacaaaacaaaatggatcGATTGCAAATTATTTGGCTTTATGTGATCTCGAATCAATCGTCATAAAATCGGCGATATCAATTCCCAAATCAGGTACACTCTATAAGAAATCCGCATGGTATGATCGTGAAtgcgaaaaacttaaaaaaaaagtgtttagcCTTGCTCAActtgttaagaaaaaatgaatctcAGTCGATTAGAATAGATTATTTAGAAAACggactgtaaaaataaaaaagcgagGTCATGAAGAAAAATTGGCATGTGAACTAAGTCAAAGCAAGGATGCAAAAAAATGTTGGTCTTTAACTAGAAAAATGTCTGGAAAGCTTACGACTCCATTTTGAATCTCTATTATACCAAACGGATCAAATTACGTGGAGTTTTGCATAGCCCatcttttagataaaaaaattagatttgaaGATGTCGAATTGGTACTTCATTCCTTAAGAGATGGCAAAGCATCAGGACCTGACGGCATACCGGCCGAATTCTACAAACATAGCTACAAAACTTTCAAAGAGAACTTCACAAAAGCACTCGACATTATATTTAACTTTGGAACACTACCTGATCAGTTTTATGAGTCCTTGATATtaccaatatacaaaaaaggtgaCAGCTCAAATCCAGCCAATTATAGGGGGATCACTTTGTTGAACACGGCGCTAAAAACTTATACAACATTATTATACAAAAGACTCGAAGAGTGGGTTTCCGTGAATGAAAAACTCATCGAGTTTCAAGCTGGCTTCCGCTCTGGTTACTCTACTGTCGATAACATTTTCATCTTAACTTCAATAgcgcaaatgaaaaaaaaccatAATATAAATCTCTATACTTTCTTTGTCGATTTTAGGGCTGCATTTGACATGATAAATCGAAATGCAATGTTCTACAAGCTGTACCATTTAGGAATATCTACACAATTCGTACGTgcattaataaaactttatcagCAAACAACAGCAAATATAAGCAATGGTATAGATAGAtcagaaagattgattgaaaacCGAGGTGTCAAACAAGGCTGCAACCTCAGCCCCTTACTGTTCGCACTCTTTCTCGATGACCTTGTGGAGtggcttttttcaattttcccaTAATAACGAGCAGGTttaggcaacataagggacttcttaatgcagtcaactgcattctgtGAAGCAAGCTACATCTTGCTTTCCGTGATAGTAGGGCGAAGAGATATATATATTTCTACCTATGTATCCTTTATTAGAAAAAGAATCTATTTGAATCCCACGAGTAACAAAGAAGGGGTGGCCTACTGCACAGAGATCCGAATAtgcagataaggctagttaattcGGAGGTTGTAAGGTATCCGGCGGATTCTCTGTTCACGACTGAAGTTTGGTTGAGCCCTCAACAAGGCTGACTATCCAATGCTGAACAAGAAAGGAATTTTAACAGAAGAATGTTTTTAAGTTGTGTCCATAATTTCTAGAACTTCgagccatttaaaaaaataactgtatACGGTCCTAATATTTCTAACTTACCCATATTGCAGGAGTcgtttaagttcttaaaaatatatccatttataaataaaaaacatcataATATAATACTAAATACTTATTTAATGTTTCCTTAATaatgttatttagttttaacaatacatataatatatttacattCAAAACTACAACATAACCCAGCGACTTTAGCATTTGTTCCATCCATTTTTAATACGAGTGATAATAtcaaggtttttgtttttattttttctaattacATAATTTTGCCAGGCTGCGGCAGCATTAAAAATAGCTtagatttgattaaaaaactataattaaattaaaattgtttaataattttaccaTACATACttataaatctaaatctaaagataaattaataataaaaagaaagaagatcaAAAAAGCAATAAACCAACCATTACAAAACTTCTTCTTCAAAAGCTTTAGGTTTTAGAGTTTTGATATTAAAGTGTTTTAgtgttatttaataataaaaattgttgttttttttttcagcctttaattatacaaaaataaagaagaaaaactaatttgttCTTGGAAATGGAAAAGTTATCCTAACAGTGGAGTTTTCAATTTACAATTATCTCTGGCTGTAGGTTTTGTAGACGCGCTGTGTGCTGCGAGTCGCTATTGCTGGTGATGAATTCGACGAAGTTGAAGCTGAATCATTGTATTTTGTTGGAGTCGCAGTTCCGGCTTCGTTTATAATATCACGTTTCTTAAAGTAATCGATGAGTTTTTTGGTCGATTTTATATGCGAAACAATTGTTGCTTCAGACTAAATAAGCGGAGCATTagggaaaaagaaaagaaaaaaacaagtctTCTTTAATATCATCCGAATGATGATGATCTTCTTAATACTTACGCTTGCAGTCAAATTCATAAATGTATAATATTTCTCTAAGACACCAGTGATGTCTTTGAAACCATTTTCCCGTAGGTATGTTCGCACCACCGCCTCATTCTCTTCACTGTCTGTGATGAGATGTCCGATCAGAATACCCGTGTAGCTGCCTTTGAGCGTGTGCTCCATATGATGACCAGCCTTCTGAAGaactagatttttagaaatagaaTCACAAATGATAAGGAACGCCTGAACAAAGGGTATGTGAATATATTCTTACGGTTATTGACAGTTTCGTCAACTTCTTCCTGTTTCTTTTTCTGCTCCGTGTTGTCTAGAATAGCATCGGTGTTCTTCTCAACCAATCTAAAGTGAGCAAAAGAGtccaaattttaagttatattcCATCTTATTTGTTatgaattcaaattatttttaccttGCAAGTTCTTCGCACTTGTAGAAATATTCTATCAATGCCTTTATAGCTGGGACTTTCTCAGCAATCGTTTTGAAGTCAGTTGGAGCCATAGCCTTCAAGACGAACGTACGATTATCCACCGTATGCATTGTCAAGTTTATCAACAGCAGTAGAACCTATAAGAGAATCAAATAAGAATATCCTCAATTTTAgataagcaaacaaataaaaacaaaaactaaccaATATACTCAGCTCAAAGACACAACGTTCAGGAATGTAATTTGGAGTCTGCAACAAAATATGGAAGCTGGTATCGAAGATCGCATGCATCTGTCCGAGCAGGGCGCTGCCATTTGCATTTGAATCAAATGGATGTGTGAGGTTGATCAGAACTTTGAGCGTTGGAATGAGAGTCTCACGCAGCACGACACCCGGATGGTTCTTTGATGTAAGATCTGTGGTCGGATGTAGACAAATCTCGCGATCGCACATTTTGTACAGTTCGAAAATTGTGCTTATTGCTTCGCCCTTACTGAATTTGAGAATGAAGTCCTGGTTCTGTTCGTTCAGTTGCGTGACATTTTCTAGAACTCGCAAACACCGTTCTATTGTCTTCAAGTTCTCCAAAAGACTAGGCGTCCAACTAATGGATTCGGCCTGCTCCGCTGATGCAGTTATCTGTCTACAGCCGTCGCAGATCACTTTGATTATGTGCTCCAATCCACCGAGGTTTCGAAGCTCCTCCTTGAACCATTCGCCGGCTCGTTTTGAGGTCAACGAGAGCAGAGTCTCCATCGCCAGAGTTCCTGACGATATAGTCTCCATGTTGAGATGCGTTGCTTTGCCTTGGCTCTTTATTTCTTCACACAACTCCGTCACGGTCTTCTTGTTGCGGTTGTAACTTGTGATTTCGGGGAAATACGCTGGATCGGAAACGTCCACCTCCAAGAGATTCATCATCAGCTCAAGAGAATCCCGATCGAGATCCATGTTTAAGGCATCCTGCGATAGAATAAACATTATGGCCGATGTGCACAAGCCCAGGCTGAGGTCTTTGTGGGCGTCACTCAGAGCCTTGAAGAATTTCGTGACCACGCCATGAGCTCGGACGTGCATTCGGAAACCAGGTGTCATACACTTAGAAGCCAACTTGATGGCCGACAAGCAGCGCGTTGAGATTTGATTATGAGGCTGCAGCGCTTCCAGGAAATAATCGACGTCGTCATTGATTTCCTGGTACTCGCCGAATTCTTGGATTTGATGGGCGGTCTTGACGTTTCGCACCACGGTGTAGTATTCTTTAGCCTTCCTCTCACAGCGAACGCTGGTGACTGGTTCCTCATCAAATTTATTGCCACCAGCTGGCTGTTTGATGAACCGCGTGAGTTTGGGTTGTGGTACATCTGAAGTATCCTCGCAGTCTTCACTGAAGTCGTCGAAGATTTCTCCTCCCGTTGTTTTCGCAGGAACTGGGCTCTCGCTCTCGCTAGTTGCTTGCCGCGATTGTTCCCCATTGAGCTGCTCATCCCAGCGATGTTTGTACAGATGCCTTTTCGGGATTTGGTCGGCGACTCGGCTCTTGAATATGCTGCCCTTCTTCTTCGAAATCACCAATTTCATTGCAGATGGCTGCATCATTTCTTCGTCCTGGTCGAATTTATGACGGCCAGCTTCCGATTTGGCTAGTTGCTCGGCGGCAGCTGCTTTTTCGGCTGCCTCCTGCTGCTCGCGGGCGTCCCTCTCCAACCATGTTCGCTTGAACTTATCTTTGATCTTATAGTCGCGACGTTGGACTTCTCCTGTAGATGAGGCCACAGCCACTGTAATCTTCGGTACCACCAGACTGACGGGTTCTTCGGACGCCTTGGGAATTGTATTCGATTCTAGTTGCTCTGACTCTGGAAGCATATCAATTGAGGAGGTAGATTTCACAGGCGAATCGAGGTCCAGGTTGGTGTAGGGTTGGTCTGCGGGCGGTGATATTTTGGCCGGCGAAAGTCCACTCTCAGCTGTTGGGAGGGGGTTCTTTCGCTTTCGACCGTAGCTGCGAATAACCGCAGGTGGGGTGACAACTGATTGTACTGGTTCTGGTTTCGTTATTGGAGAtttgatattgttgttgttcAGGTTGTTATTGCGAGTTTGACGTCCTCCGCGTTTGGCAACCACTTCCGCGGGAGGAGctacaggtactgcctcttcctCTGGAGGCGTCTTATTGGCAACGACTGAAGCAGCCTTGCGACGGGTCGTTCTTCTCGTCGGCGACTTCGTTGGAGACACAGTCTCAACTACTGTCTCTGCTGTTGGTTGCGCATTTTGAATGCCTCTGCGAGTTCGCCGAGGCGTTAGGACTTCTTTTACCGGTTCCTCTTCCACAGATTCCTCCAAAACAGGTTCAATAGGAAGAGTTTCTTTGATTTCAGGTTCCTTTGCAGGTGGTTCTTTTATAACAACAGCGCCAATATCTTTGGCAATCGGTTCTTTAACTGCTCCTCGCTTGCCTCTTGTCACTCTCCTCGTTGTAGGCTCTTCTTGGACAGGGACTTCCTCAGACTCTTCACCATCACCGGCTGGATCTGCAGCGCCAGTCAGCACTTCAAGAATGTCCTCCTGCAAGGGTTCCTCACTGACGACAGCTTCTTTTGTAACCTCGCTGGCTTCTTCGCCATCCATCATCGATTCCAGTCGAGACTCAATATCGGACGGAGGAGCCACTAGGGAACTATGCTGACTTGTCTCTAAGTCACTAGTGATGTCACTTGATCCTCGGCTTCGAATCACACAGGCTTCATCAGGTATAGCTTGGGCCAACGGTGTACTATTGCCCTTCGATGAGATACTTCCCAGAACCGAGGACTGCGAGTCGAAGTCTTTCTCTGACAGCGCTGGAGGCGATATGATT
This window contains:
- the LOC129947894 gene encoding mitochondrial import inner membrane translocase subunit Tim9, translating into MAAATVSIDSLDKEQMKTFQDFLLSYNKLSELCFVDCIRDFTARTVKPDEEKCSLNCMEKYLKMNQRISQRFQEFQMIANENALAAAQKTGKI
- the LOC129944706 gene encoding protein wings apart-like — encoded protein: MARWGKHIVVPLDSLIKEKENTNRPTAARSAGTVGKWGKMGFTSTRTYALQSITADLSPGQSPDAATGSTGEGDSSPTREAPKPKKFFKSRNSAATLIPAQLIQHLPRAPPSPIRDIYPASGSSSTSHHRSQIKLKVPKAPAERKNSTSSERIVKPKKKKEEKKLKPEAPPSRVTSRSRKVVNYNEEDEYERCPTPLKDIIVPKAAVSPESEPELHHEPEPDILPVRSPVIVPVAPPPLPPPVKTPSVEHPPIVLRISKGTSRLVSTDSEEQLNSPQHDFQSHTNNHTSSIIGFNSIPTTTTLTTSSSVSVSVSSSEPHTSILSPAIIPEKPLEQPTTTTTTTSINPQSATVVSPPIPKVIVKPLPAIPASSLPPPFASPASSIAPAASAPFVPDEPEEFNYCTVKISPDKPPKERLKLIIKTDVIRNALAAAAAAAAAAASNSAVSIDKPEKEKKSKSKKHKHLKNIMATTKEGEFKTPSPQQSTENYRTIISPPALSEKDFDSQSSVLGSISSKGNSTPLAQAIPDEACVIRSRGSSDITSDLETSQHSSLVAPPSDIESRLESMMDGEEASEVTKEAVVSEEPLQEDILEVLTGAADPAGDGEESEEVPVQEEPTTRRVTRGKRGAVKEPIAKDIGAVVIKEPPAKEPEIKETLPIEPVLEESVEEEPVKEVLTPRRTRRGIQNAQPTAETVVETVSPTKSPTRRTTRRKAASVVANKTPPEEEAVPVAPPAEVVAKRGGRQTRNNNLNNNNIKSPITKPEPVQSVVTPPAVIRSYGRKRKNPLPTAESGLSPAKISPPADQPYTNLDLDSPVKSTSSIDMLPESEQLESNTIPKASEEPVSLVVPKITVAVASSTGEVQRRDYKIKDKFKRTWLERDAREQQEAAEKAAAAEQLAKSEAGRHKFDQDEEMMQPSAMKLVISKKKGSIFKSRVADQIPKRHLYKHRWDEQLNGEQSRQATSESESPVPAKTTGGEIFDDFSEDCEDTSDVPQPKLTRFIKQPAGGNKFDEEPVTSVRCERKAKEYYTVVRNVKTAHQIQEFGEYQEINDDVDYFLEALQPHNQISTRCLSAIKLASKCMTPGFRMHVRAHGVVTKFFKALSDAHKDLSLGLCTSAIMFILSQDALNMDLDRDSLELMMNLLEVDVSDPAYFPEITSYNRNKKTVTELCEEIKSQGKATHLNMETISSGTLAMETLLSLTSKRAGEWFKEELRNLGGLEHIIKVICDGCRQITASAEQAESISWTPSLLENLKTIERCLRVLENVTQLNEQNQDFILKFSKGEAISTIFELYKMCDREICLHPTTDLTSKNHPGVVLRETLIPTLKVLINLTHPFDSNANGSALLGQMHAIFDTSFHILLQTPNYIPERCVFELSILVLLLLINLTMHTVDNRTFVLKAMAPTDFKTIAEKVPAIKALIEYFYKCEELARLVEKNTDAILDNTEQKKKQEEVDETVNNLLQKAGHHMEHTLKGSYTGILIGHLITDSEENEAVVRTYLRENGFKDITGVLEKYYTFMNLTASSEATIVSHIKSTKKLIDYFKKRDIINEAGTATPTKYNDSASTSSNSSPAIATRSTQRVYKTYSQR